One Bremerella sp. JC817 genomic window carries:
- a CDS encoding polysaccharide biosynthesis/export family protein, producing MRTWIFTLSGLLIFAFSMSAHAQNISAYHQPPGTSDILVGVDSADPTCEGELHWNARRPIPWQVFAQGEYVGPARTSHVPEYRLRVDDELDFIFRLTRQETTSPYRLNVGDEINIESLTDPNLNRNLVVQPDGTITVLLLGQIHAARRTVDELRQALDEKYKKYYKVPAITVTPLKVNTKLEDLRASVDSRAGEGGQQRRSRVTPEGTIQLPAIGNIPAQGMTLDELKREIDERYAQQIEGIEVTPVLIQRAARYVYVLGEVPNPGRYELTGPTTAIQSVAMAGGWNVGANLREVVVFRRAEDWRLVATKLDLKGALYGKRPAPSDEIWIRDSDIIIVPKSPILWADEFINLVFTRGIYGVVPFQGVNISVNRLTTF from the coding sequence ATGCGTACTTGGATATTCACCCTGAGTGGTCTGCTGATCTTCGCGTTCAGCATGTCGGCCCATGCCCAGAACATTTCGGCTTATCACCAGCCACCTGGCACGAGTGATATCTTGGTAGGTGTGGACTCGGCCGATCCGACTTGCGAAGGTGAACTTCACTGGAATGCTCGGCGACCGATTCCATGGCAGGTCTTCGCCCAAGGGGAATACGTCGGCCCCGCGCGAACATCTCACGTGCCAGAGTATCGCCTGCGTGTCGATGATGAACTCGACTTCATCTTCCGATTGACTCGCCAGGAAACGACCAGCCCCTATCGCTTGAATGTCGGCGACGAGATCAACATCGAATCGCTTACCGATCCGAACCTCAACCGCAACCTGGTAGTGCAGCCCGACGGCACGATCACCGTCTTGCTGCTGGGTCAAATCCATGCGGCCCGTCGTACGGTCGACGAACTGCGTCAGGCGTTGGACGAGAAGTACAAGAAGTACTACAAGGTGCCTGCTATCACGGTCACACCACTGAAGGTGAACACCAAGCTGGAAGACCTGCGAGCCTCGGTCGACAGTCGTGCCGGTGAAGGTGGTCAGCAGCGTCGTAGCCGTGTGACGCCCGAAGGGACGATTCAGCTTCCCGCCATCGGGAACATCCCCGCCCAAGGGATGACCCTGGACGAACTGAAACGCGAAATCGACGAACGCTATGCTCAGCAGATCGAAGGCATCGAAGTGACGCCCGTGCTGATTCAGCGAGCGGCTCGGTATGTTTACGTCCTGGGCGAAGTCCCGAACCCAGGCCGCTACGAACTGACCGGACCGACGACGGCGATCCAAAGCGTGGCAATGGCTGGCGGCTGGAACGTGGGAGCTAACCTGCGAGAGGTGGTCGTCTTCCGCCGTGCCGAAGACTGGCGTCTGGTGGCGACGAAGCTCGACCTGAAGGGGGCCCTCTATGGCAAACGCCCTGCCCCTTCGGATGAAATCTGGATTCGCGATTCCGATATCATCATCGTCCCCAAGAGCCCGATCTTGTGGGCGGATGAATTCATCAACCTGGTTTTCACCCGCGGTATTTATGGGGTCGTTCCGTTCCAAGGGGTGAATATCAGCGTGAACCGCCTGACGACCTTCTAA
- a CDS encoding redoxin domain-containing protein has protein sequence MNRAVAALLLVCFSAGSLLARESKVEPQPIGKQVEGFELKDFRGKTVKLSDFQESPVVVLAFIGCECPVAKRYTLTLQQLANDFQDQKVAIIAVDANQHDSLTEMAAFAKTHSLEIPFLKDLANRLADEVGARRTPEVVLLDQARTIRYRGRIDDHFLVGNVRDAATRDDLKIAINEVLAGKTVTVAETDPVGCHIGRLLEADEKAEVTYSNQIARIFQNRCVECHREGQIAPFALTDYEEVVGWAEMIAEVVEDQRMPPWHADPKYGHFANDRHLSAEEKDTILKWVEAGAPEGDSQQMPQPRTFVEGWTLPTKPDVVLNVTSTPYPVPAEGEVEYKYAVVDPGFDKDMWVKAAEIKPGNLQVVHHILCFAVSPGALKKGMLPLEGGAGGFLFGYVPGMLAKSYPEGAAKKIPAGARLVFQIHYTPIGSPQEDLSQLGLIFAEEEEVKYEVRTTSAANRWFKIPANEGNYPVFASTDEVSNDDTRLLSFMPHMHLRGKSFRYILATEDGQEETLIDIPHYDFNWQTAYELAEPRSLPKGSQIHAIAHFDNSTENLFNPDPEKDVRWGDQTKDEMMIGYFDVIVPADGDISVPKTQRPKIDVALIQSRANDILKRFDRDNDGIIKRAEVPLRGQLLFNRIDKNSDGEVTKDELLEFGRNMER, from the coding sequence GTGAACCGCGCCGTTGCTGCCCTTCTTCTTGTCTGCTTTTCCGCCGGATCGCTGCTAGCCCGCGAATCGAAAGTCGAGCCGCAGCCGATCGGGAAGCAGGTCGAGGGCTTCGAGCTGAAAGACTTCCGTGGCAAGACCGTCAAACTGTCGGACTTCCAAGAGAGTCCGGTTGTCGTGCTGGCGTTCATCGGCTGCGAATGCCCGGTTGCCAAGCGGTATACGCTGACGCTGCAACAACTTGCCAACGATTTCCAAGACCAGAAGGTCGCGATTATTGCGGTCGATGCCAACCAGCACGACTCGCTAACCGAAATGGCCGCGTTCGCCAAAACGCACTCTCTGGAGATTCCGTTCCTGAAAGATTTGGCCAATCGGCTGGCCGACGAAGTAGGTGCCCGTCGAACGCCTGAGGTAGTCTTGCTCGATCAGGCTCGCACGATTCGCTATCGCGGCCGGATTGACGATCACTTCCTGGTGGGCAACGTCCGTGACGCCGCGACCCGCGACGACCTGAAGATCGCCATCAACGAAGTGCTCGCCGGTAAGACAGTCACCGTTGCTGAAACCGATCCGGTCGGTTGCCACATTGGTCGCTTGCTGGAAGCGGACGAGAAGGCCGAGGTAACCTACTCGAATCAGATCGCACGCATCTTCCAGAATCGCTGCGTCGAGTGCCACCGCGAAGGGCAGATCGCTCCGTTCGCCCTGACCGACTACGAGGAAGTGGTCGGCTGGGCCGAGATGATTGCCGAAGTGGTCGAAGACCAGCGGATGCCTCCCTGGCATGCCGACCCGAAGTATGGCCACTTCGCCAACGACCGTCACTTGTCGGCTGAAGAGAAAGACACGATCCTGAAATGGGTTGAAGCAGGAGCTCCGGAAGGAGACAGCCAGCAGATGCCCCAGCCACGAACCTTTGTCGAAGGCTGGACGCTGCCGACCAAGCCAGACGTGGTGTTGAACGTCACGAGCACCCCTTACCCAGTTCCAGCGGAAGGGGAAGTGGAATACAAGTACGCGGTGGTCGATCCTGGCTTCGACAAAGACATGTGGGTCAAAGCGGCCGAAATCAAGCCAGGCAACCTGCAGGTGGTCCACCACATTCTTTGCTTCGCGGTCTCGCCCGGGGCGCTCAAGAAAGGGATGCTTCCTTTGGAAGGGGGTGCCGGCGGATTTTTGTTTGGCTACGTGCCTGGCATGCTGGCCAAGAGCTATCCGGAAGGTGCCGCCAAAAAGATCCCGGCAGGGGCTCGTCTCGTCTTTCAGATTCACTACACGCCAATCGGCTCGCCTCAGGAAGACCTCAGCCAGCTTGGCCTGATCTTCGCCGAAGAGGAAGAGGTGAAGTACGAAGTTCGCACGACCAGCGCCGCCAATCGTTGGTTTAAGATCCCCGCCAATGAAGGCAACTACCCGGTTTTCGCATCCACCGACGAAGTGAGCAACGACGACACGCGGCTGCTCAGCTTCATGCCGCATATGCACCTGCGTGGCAAGTCGTTTCGCTACATCCTGGCGACCGAAGATGGTCAAGAGGAAACGCTGATCGACATTCCTCATTACGACTTCAATTGGCAGACCGCTTACGAACTGGCCGAACCTCGGTCGTTACCGAAGGGCTCGCAGATTCATGCGATCGCCCACTTCGACAACTCGACCGAGAATCTATTCAACCCGGATCCCGAAAAGGATGTCCGCTGGGGTGATCAGACCAAGGACGAAATGATGATCGGCTACTTCGACGTGATCGTACCGGCCGATGGCGATATTTCGGTTCCTAAGACGCAACGCCCCAAGATCGATGTCGCCTTGATTCAATCGCGTGCCAACGACATCTTAAAACGCTTCGATCGCGACAACGACGGCATTATCAAGCGCGCGGAAGTTCCCTTGCGTGGCCAGTTGCTTTTCAACCGCATCGATAAGAACAGCGACGGCGAAGTCACCAAGGACGAACTTCTGGAGTTCGGCCGAAATATGGAGCGATAA
- a CDS encoding sialate O-acetylesterase, which produces MSYRFTAVIGLIFALTAVVSPSTATAAEPVDVYILSGQSNMAGSGAKAQLPESWQKSLPSVQYWDGKQFVEFAPNSLNLNGGGRFGPEVGFAGTFASLLPNQKIYIVKFALSGQPLHAGFNGAKWTGEEPGPNRGTFYPGISPDDPNMGNHYKRLRDQFTKAFEALKADGKEPQLKGVAWMQGEADAKQEVSATKYDQSIALLKARIEEDCQSQPVPFVMGEVLPNVPWMERFTHRNEIRAQQAAVDMRSGSDLAIRGVWTVPTDGMPLLADTVHYDTTGQLMLGTSFALGMMEAANQMKMLSANDDPE; this is translated from the coding sequence ATGTCCTATCGATTTACTGCAGTTATTGGCCTGATCTTCGCCCTGACAGCGGTTGTTTCCCCTTCGACCGCCACCGCAGCCGAACCGGTCGACGTTTATATTCTGTCGGGACAATCGAACATGGCAGGTAGTGGTGCGAAAGCGCAACTGCCGGAAAGCTGGCAAAAGTCGCTCCCTTCGGTGCAGTATTGGGATGGGAAGCAGTTCGTCGAGTTCGCTCCCAATTCGTTGAACTTGAATGGTGGCGGCCGCTTTGGACCGGAAGTCGGTTTCGCAGGCACGTTTGCTTCCCTGCTACCCAACCAGAAGATCTACATCGTGAAGTTCGCCTTGAGTGGGCAACCACTACACGCCGGGTTCAACGGAGCGAAGTGGACCGGCGAAGAGCCCGGCCCCAACCGGGGAACCTTCTACCCTGGGATCTCGCCTGACGATCCGAACATGGGCAATCACTACAAGCGACTCCGCGACCAGTTCACCAAGGCTTTCGAGGCCTTGAAGGCGGATGGCAAGGAACCGCAATTGAAAGGCGTAGCCTGGATGCAAGGCGAAGCGGACGCCAAGCAAGAGGTGTCGGCCACCAAGTACGATCAATCGATCGCGCTGTTGAAGGCTCGGATTGAAGAAGATTGCCAGAGCCAGCCAGTCCCGTTCGTCATGGGGGAAGTCCTGCCCAACGTACCTTGGATGGAACGTTTCACCCATCGCAATGAAATTCGAGCCCAGCAGGCAGCCGTCGATATGCGAAGCGGTTCAGACCTGGCGATTCGTGGTGTGTGGACCGTGCCGACTGACGGAATGCCGCTGCTAGCAGACACTGTCCATTACGACACCACCGGGCAATTGATGCTGGGGACTTCGTTCGCATTGGGCATGATGGAGGCGGCAAATCAGATGAAAATGCTTTCCGCCAACGACGATCCTGAATAA
- a CDS encoding ABC transporter ATP-binding protein, with product MKYLLFAIRHCVSKYRWSIIGSMICSLLVGVLWGANIGAVYPFAEIIFDGQSLHEWADRETVNCNTQIARLNTEIQDLQAELPQENDAQEAAEMKTRIRQAESEISGWQGKLNNVEKSKPYIESYAPESPFNTLLLLVGFLLVGTMLKGLFLSLSMMLVARATQLTALDLKHELFEKLLDIRLGKANISAGDSTTRMQGDVGSIGAALEILFGKSVREPIKMFACLAGAAYINWRLLILSLIIAPIAAFVLYRLARTIKELNVRSILINGMITGFFLQIMEGYHVVKAYGTEEYEKERFEAKSRQAYWERVKIQFFNSMVRVNNEVLGLGMVCLSMIAGGYLVLNQETHIFGIPLADKPMELGSILAFYAFLIGCTDPLRKLGDVFGSIQAGIASAELVYPMLQADPPILDPKDPVAIDSVGREIKFENLEFCYIDNTPVLKKLNLTIRQGETVAIVGPNGCGKSTLINLMMRFYDPDQGSVQVGGVDIRNFTQHDLRSQIALVTQSTVLFNESILENIRYGRMDATDEEVYEASKLAYVDQFIQTHMSHGYDTLCGDSGKNLSGGQRQRVSIARALLRDPDIIIMDEATSQIDMESERLIHESLKNCIAGRTAILITHRASTLQLADRIVVMNHGEIEATGTHEELIETSKTYCRLYVEDESEGQSEEAASEKRSAA from the coding sequence ATGAAGTATCTCCTGTTCGCGATTCGCCACTGTGTTTCCAAATACCGTTGGTCAATCATTGGCTCGATGATTTGCTCCCTGTTGGTTGGGGTGCTGTGGGGAGCCAATATCGGTGCGGTCTATCCTTTCGCCGAAATTATTTTCGACGGACAGAGTCTGCATGAATGGGCCGATCGCGAAACGGTCAACTGCAACACGCAAATCGCCCGTCTGAACACCGAAATTCAAGATCTCCAGGCAGAGCTTCCGCAAGAGAACGACGCCCAAGAAGCCGCGGAGATGAAAACGCGCATTCGCCAGGCCGAAAGCGAGATCTCTGGCTGGCAAGGCAAGTTGAATAACGTCGAGAAATCGAAGCCTTACATCGAGTCGTATGCGCCCGAAAGTCCGTTCAATACGTTGCTGCTGTTAGTTGGTTTCCTGCTGGTTGGCACCATGCTGAAAGGTTTGTTCCTTTCGCTCAGCATGATGCTGGTGGCTCGGGCCACGCAGTTGACGGCGCTCGATTTGAAGCACGAACTGTTCGAGAAACTCCTCGATATCCGGCTCGGCAAAGCGAACATCTCGGCCGGCGACTCGACGACCCGTATGCAGGGCGACGTCGGCTCGATTGGTGCGGCCCTGGAAATTTTGTTCGGCAAGTCGGTTCGTGAACCTATCAAGATGTTTGCCTGCCTCGCAGGTGCGGCCTACATCAACTGGCGTCTGCTGATTCTGTCGCTGATCATCGCTCCGATCGCCGCCTTTGTGCTGTATCGCCTCGCTCGGACCATCAAAGAACTGAACGTCCGCTCGATCTTGATCAACGGCATGATCACCGGCTTCTTCCTCCAGATCATGGAAGGCTATCACGTCGTCAAAGCGTATGGCACCGAAGAATACGAGAAGGAACGCTTCGAAGCGAAGTCGCGTCAGGCCTATTGGGAACGGGTCAAAATCCAGTTCTTCAACTCGATGGTCCGCGTCAACAACGAAGTCCTCGGCCTCGGCATGGTCTGCTTGTCGATGATTGCCGGCGGTTACCTGGTGCTGAATCAAGAGACGCACATCTTTGGCATTCCTCTGGCTGATAAGCCGATGGAACTGGGCTCGATCCTGGCGTTTTACGCCTTCCTGATTGGTTGTACCGATCCCCTGCGAAAGCTGGGAGACGTGTTCGGTTCGATCCAGGCAGGTATTGCCAGTGCCGAGTTGGTTTACCCAATGCTGCAAGCCGATCCACCGATCCTCGATCCTAAAGACCCCGTTGCCATCGACAGCGTTGGTCGTGAAATCAAGTTCGAGAACCTCGAGTTCTGCTACATCGACAACACGCCGGTGCTGAAGAAATTGAACCTGACCATTCGCCAAGGGGAAACGGTGGCGATTGTCGGGCCCAATGGATGCGGCAAAAGCACGCTAATCAACCTGATGATGCGGTTCTACGATCCTGACCAAGGATCGGTCCAAGTCGGCGGGGTCGATATCCGCAACTTCACCCAGCATGACCTCCGTAGCCAAATCGCTTTGGTGACGCAGTCGACCGTCCTGTTCAACGAATCGATCCTCGAGAACATTCGTTACGGCCGCATGGATGCCACCGACGAAGAAGTGTACGAAGCCTCGAAGCTGGCCTACGTCGATCAGTTCATTCAGACGCACATGTCGCATGGCTACGACACGCTGTGTGGCGACAGCGGTAAGAATCTTTCTGGCGGTCAGCGTCAGCGAGTTTCGATCGCCCGAGCCCTGCTCCGCGATCCTGACATCATCATCATGGATGAAGCGACCAGCCAGATCGACATGGAAAGCGAACGCTTGATCCACGAGAGCCTGAAGAACTGCATCGCTGGGCGTACTGCGATCTTGATCACGCACCGAGCAAGCACACTGCAACTGGCCGACCGCATTGTCGTCATGAACCATGGCGAGATCGAAGCAACCGGCACGCATGAAGAACTGATCGAAACCAGCAAAACCTACTGCCGACTGTACGTCGAAGACGAATCGGAAGGCCAGTCGGAAGAAGCCGCCAGCGAGAAACGCTCGGCCGCCTAA